The Lysobacter capsici genome has a segment encoding these proteins:
- a CDS encoding 3-deoxy-D-manno-octulosonic acid kinase has translation MTGYDAAEGLTPYRDDSGYGAILFDRARVQQAAPDWFSPAHWGEKARPVDSGGRGGAWFVDAPFGQVVLRRYLRGGLVARFNRDRYWWQGANKTRSFAEFRLTRELARKGLPVPVPVAAWYRRDGLHYYAAIMIERLDGVRSLADRAAVAGDGAPWEEAGRLIARCHRAGLDHADLNATNLLFDTAGQGWVIDLDRGAIRIPATAWRERNLARLKRSLLKLRGSRSPEQVEADFGRLRTAYERAWERGY, from the coding sequence ATGACGGGTTATGACGCCGCAGAAGGACTGACGCCGTACCGCGACGATAGCGGGTACGGCGCGATTCTGTTCGACCGCGCGCGGGTGCAGCAAGCCGCGCCGGACTGGTTCTCGCCCGCGCACTGGGGCGAAAAGGCGCGGCCGGTCGACAGCGGCGGCCGCGGCGGCGCCTGGTTCGTGGATGCGCCGTTCGGCCAGGTGGTGCTGCGGCGTTATCTGCGCGGCGGCCTGGTCGCGCGCTTCAACCGCGATCGCTACTGGTGGCAGGGCGCCAACAAGACCCGCAGCTTCGCCGAGTTCCGCCTGACCCGCGAACTCGCGCGCAAGGGCCTGCCGGTGCCGGTGCCGGTCGCGGCCTGGTACCGCCGCGACGGCCTGCATTACTACGCGGCGATCATGATCGAGCGGCTCGACGGCGTGCGCTCGCTGGCCGACCGCGCCGCGGTCGCCGGCGACGGTGCGCCGTGGGAGGAGGCCGGCCGGCTGATCGCGCGCTGCCACCGCGCCGGGCTGGACCACGCCGACCTCAACGCCACCAACCTGCTGTTCGACACCGCCGGCCAGGGCTGGGTGATCGACCTGGACCGCGGCGCGATCCGCATTCCGGCCACCGCCTGGCGCGAGCGCAACCTCGCCCGGCTCAAGCGTTCGCTGCTGAAATTGCGCGGTTCGCGCAGTCCCGAGCAGGTCGAGGCCGACTTCGGCCGATTGCGCACGGCCTATGAACGCGCCTGGGAACGTGGTTACTAA
- a CDS encoding MBL fold metallo-hydrolase — protein MTWRLRLHGVGNASAVELGSAMATLERDGEPWLTVDCGGEGLTAFLAHYGRMPEALFVTHNHLDHIGGFERLFVDHYFDETRRGKVRLYVPAPIVPLLHQRVADYPNVLAEGGVNFWDAFQLIPVSGHFWHRGLRMEVFATRHHWPDSSFGLRLRGSAIWTGDTRPIPEMLAKYADAGELIAHDCALEGNPSHSGIEDLEREYPRALLERCLLYHYGSREEGDALAARGYRVGRPGEVVDLADPTAAQAPFD, from the coding sequence ATGACTTGGCGGCTGCGTCTGCACGGTGTCGGCAATGCGTCGGCGGTGGAACTGGGTTCGGCGATGGCGACGCTGGAACGCGACGGCGAGCCGTGGCTGACCGTCGACTGCGGCGGCGAGGGGCTGACCGCCTTTCTCGCCCATTACGGCCGCATGCCCGAGGCCCTGTTCGTCACCCATAACCATCTGGACCACATCGGCGGCTTCGAGCGCCTGTTCGTGGACCATTACTTCGACGAAACCCGGCGCGGCAAGGTCCGCCTGTACGTGCCGGCGCCGATCGTGCCGCTGCTGCACCAGCGCGTGGCCGACTACCCCAACGTGCTGGCCGAGGGCGGGGTGAATTTCTGGGACGCGTTCCAACTGATCCCGGTCAGCGGTCACTTCTGGCACCGCGGCCTGCGCATGGAAGTGTTCGCGACCCGCCACCACTGGCCCGACAGCAGCTTCGGCCTGCGCCTGCGCGGCAGCGCGATCTGGACCGGCGACACCCGGCCGATCCCGGAAATGCTGGCCAAATATGCCGATGCGGGCGAATTGATCGCCCACGACTGCGCGCTGGAGGGCAATCCCTCGCACAGCGGCATCGAGGACCTGGAGCGCGAATACCCGCGCGCCCTGCTCGAACGCTGTCTGCTGTACCACTACGGCAGCCGCGAAGAGGGCGACGCGCTGGCCGCGCGGGGGTATCGTGTGGGCAGGCCCGGCGAGGTCGTCGACCTCGCCGATCCCACCGCCGCGCAGGCGCCGTTCGATTGA
- the moaA gene encoding GTP 3',8-cyclase MoaA, which translates to MNAVPGLSLPSVPLDRQGRPLRDLRLSVIEACNFRCPYCMPAERVPDDYGLDAASRLSFDQIETLVRGFVRIGVSKLRLTGGEPLLRKRLPELIARLARIDGLDDLALTTNGSLLARHARALREAGLRRLTVSLDALDPDLFRRLSGGRGEIADVLAGIEAAREAGFASLKINCVIQRGVNEDQVLPLVEHFRGSGHVLRFIEYMDVGNCNGWSEQGVVTSQELRDRIHARWPLRPLDANYRGEVASRYGFADGGGEIGFVSSISAPFCGDCHRSRVSADGRLYTCLFAAEGADLRPALAEGELAFSQHLAALWTRRNDRYSELRAMDAPRSKRHVEMFLIGG; encoded by the coding sequence GTGAACGCCGTCCCAGGTCTGTCGCTGCCGTCGGTCCCGCTGGATCGCCAGGGCCGGCCGCTGCGCGATCTGCGGCTGTCGGTGATCGAGGCCTGCAATTTCCGCTGCCCCTACTGCATGCCGGCCGAGCGCGTGCCCGACGACTACGGCCTGGACGCGGCCTCGCGCCTGAGTTTCGACCAGATCGAGACCCTGGTGCGCGGCTTCGTGCGTATCGGCGTCAGCAAGCTGCGCCTGACCGGCGGCGAACCGCTGCTGCGCAAGCGCCTGCCCGAGCTGATCGCGCGGCTGGCGCGGATCGACGGCCTGGACGACCTGGCCCTGACCACCAACGGCTCGCTGCTCGCGCGGCATGCGCGCGCGCTGCGCGAGGCCGGCCTGCGCCGCCTGACCGTCAGCCTGGACGCGCTCGACCCCGACTTGTTCCGGCGCCTGTCCGGCGGCCGCGGCGAAATCGCCGACGTGCTGGCCGGGATCGAGGCCGCGCGCGAGGCCGGGTTCGCTTCGCTGAAGATCAACTGCGTGATCCAGCGCGGCGTCAACGAAGACCAGGTGCTGCCCTTGGTCGAACATTTCCGCGGCAGCGGCCACGTGCTGCGCTTCATCGAATACATGGACGTGGGCAACTGCAACGGTTGGAGCGAGCAGGGCGTGGTGACCTCGCAGGAACTGCGCGACCGCATCCACGCGCGCTGGCCGCTGCGCCCGCTCGACGCCAATTACCGCGGCGAAGTCGCCTCGCGCTACGGCTTCGCCGATGGCGGCGGCGAGATCGGCTTCGTGTCCTCGATCAGCGCGCCGTTCTGCGGCGACTGCCACCGCTCGCGGGTGTCCGCCGACGGCCGCCTGTACACCTGCCTGTTCGCCGCCGAGGGCGCCGATCTGCGCCCGGCGCTGGCCGAGGGCGAGCTGGCGTTCTCGCAGCATCTGGCCGCGTTGTGGACGCGCCGCAACGACCGCTACAGCGAGCTGCGCGCGATGGACGCGCCGCGTTCGAAGCGGCATGTGGAAATGTTCCTGATCGGTGGCTGA
- a CDS encoding phytanoyl-CoA dioxygenase family protein → MTDNPLASEGFQRIGNAIGSRVLARTAAQPEVADSGDADAGTRELLQHAWCRDLVARLREGLRAARVLDDDAVAVQCTLFRKSEARNWKVALHQDLSIPVARRIAHPALSGWSLKQDRHFVQPPTTLLERMLAVRVHLDACGAGDGPLRVVPGSHCHGRLSPETARGLRAAHGEVECTARPGDLLIMRPLLLHASSKAVRPSGRRRVLHFLFGPRDPGFSLRWSLAI, encoded by the coding sequence ATGACCGACAATCCGCTCGCGTCCGAAGGCTTTCAGCGGATCGGTAACGCGATCGGCTCGCGGGTTTTGGCGCGGACCGCGGCGCAACCCGAAGTCGCCGACAGCGGCGACGCCGATGCCGGCACCCGCGAACTGTTGCAACACGCCTGGTGCCGCGATCTGGTCGCGCGCCTGCGCGAGGGTTTGCGCGCCGCGCGGGTGCTGGACGACGACGCGGTCGCCGTGCAATGCACCCTGTTCCGCAAGAGCGAAGCACGTAACTGGAAAGTCGCCCTGCATCAGGACCTGTCGATTCCGGTCGCGCGACGCATCGCGCATCCGGCGTTGAGCGGCTGGTCGCTCAAGCAGGACCGGCATTTCGTGCAACCGCCGACGACGCTGCTGGAACGCATGCTCGCCGTGCGCGTGCATCTGGACGCCTGCGGCGCCGGCGACGGCCCCTTGCGCGTGGTGCCCGGTTCGCATTGTCACGGCCGGCTTAGCCCGGAGACGGCGCGCGGCCTGCGCGCCGCGCACGGCGAGGTCGAATGCACCGCGCGGCCCGGCGATCTGCTTATCATGCGACCGTTGCTGCTGCATGCCTCATCCAAGGCCGTCCGACCCAGCGGGCGGCGGCGGGTTCTGCATTTCCTGTTCGGCCCGCGCGACCCCGGGTTCTCACTGCGTTGGAGTCTGGCGATTTGA